GTCTTCCAGATGTGTAAGGTCTCCAGGTCCTCGATGCCGTGCTTCTCAGCCAGCTCGTCCAGGAAGTCAAACAGGTACTTGACAGCGATAGGCACAGGCCGGTTCACACTGAGGATGGCCTGGAAGGTGTCGTCCACAAACTTCTGCAGCGTGCCCTAGAAGGCAGGGcatgggcggtgggggggggggcagcgtGTGTGGGCCTGGAAGCCGCGGCCAACTGCGGCCTGCCTCGGTGGGTGGGGCCGCTACATCACCCCAGCTCGGTTGGGGTGCCCTTGCTGAGCCTCCCCGGGGGCCCAGCTCCCCGGCCCACCTACCTTCATGGACAGCAGGCGGGTGAGGTAGATCTCCGGGATGGCCTTGGCCCGCGCCCGCTCCCGCTCCCGCTCCCTCAGGCTGCTGCGTCGCGCCTTGGCCGCTTCTGGCTCATCGGTGACTTTCACCAGGTGCCAGAGGTGGACCCCACCCTCCTCACCATCCTCCAGCGTGGGGACGTCTGAGGGCACAGAAGCCGGGCCTCAGTCCTTTGCACCCTCGTGCCGCTGGCCGGGGAGGCCCAGCCTACTTCCCTGGTgaggtggggcagggtggggggcgcCGAGGGCGGCAGGGTAAGAGAGATGTGGAGGACAGGGTGGCAGCCCAGGGGCTCGCTCGGCTCAGCACCCCGCAGCCCTGGAGCTCCCCGACCCGGACGCGCTGCCGCCCTCGTCCACCCACCCCGGGCCCTTGGCTCAGCCTGGAGTTGTGGCTTCCCTGCTGGCGAGGTTTGGGGAGACCCGGACACGGCAGACGGCATGACCAGGACTCCAGCCTGCCCGCCTCGAACTCGGGGGCAGGTTGGCGTGGCTGGGCCTCGGGACTCACTCTCCCCAGAGGGGCAGCTCGGGGCCGGGCTCTGGGAGACGGCGCCTCCGCTGTGCAGCCGGGGGATGAGCCTCACCGTGGCTCCATCCGGGACCTGGCGGGGAGGGGAGCAGAGGCTGGGCTCCCTCCCTGGTGGACCCCGAGGCGGGAGTCTGCCCCCAGCGCCCACCCGCCCGGCACCTTGTAGTGCTGCAGGGTGTTGAGTCTCTTCCAGCAGTTCTGAGTCACTGAGGTCAGGTCCTCGTCCGACAGGGTTAGGTGACCAGCCAGGCCTGAGCGCCACTCTTGGGGGGACCCAGGGAAGCCGGTCAGCCCACAGCCTGTTCCCGTAGGGCAGAGCCGAGTGGCCACAGGTGAGAAGAGCCTCGGGCGGGGCAGGAGGGGTAGGTTCTCACCGAGGTCTAGGGCGTGCACTGAGGGCCTCTGGGAGAAGGGGGTGCCCTTGTAGACTTGGTCCAGCACCTTCTCCTTGACCTGGGTGATTGTGTCCGTGTCGAGCACCCGAGCGGGCACGCGCTGCGCTGCGCTGCCCCCCGCAGCCCCAGCAGCCCCTGGGCCAGCCAGCACCATCAGCGTTAGGGGCCGGAATTCCACGTCCTCCCGCAGCAGGCGGCTGTCATTCAGGGTCCGTTTTGCCTTGCCTGTCACGGCGTCCACGGGGCCCTTGTCCACCTGGTACTGGATGGCCCGCAGGAGCACGTAGAGCGGCTCACCCGCTACCTCCTGCAACCACCAGGAAGGGCTGGCGTCAGCCGGGGGGCCGGTGGGCGgtgtgggcagggaggggtggccCGGGGCACGGAGCGAGGGTGGAGGGCAAGCAACGACAGCAGCCTCCGCTTCACATCCAGCCCGGGCAAGTGTTTGTAGCCTTCCCCTCACCGATCCCCCCGCCCTCGAGCCCGAGGCCCCTTGGCGGAATGGGGGCACAGATCAGTGAGGCCAGAGGCAGCAGCCCCAGAATGGCGTGAGGGGAGAGGGGCCCTTACCCTCAGGAAGGCGTAGAGACAGATGGACACCCAGTTGGTGAGCAGCTTCTCCGCCATAGTCTCCGTCCTGCAGGGAGCGGGCCCCGGGTCAGAGGGGCTGCTGCAGGGCCACCCTGTCTCCAGGCTGAGGCAGGCGGTAGCGGGAAGGCAGAGCTTCTCCACCTGGCCACCCTTTGTGCCCGGCTCGTCGCTCAGGATGCCCATCTGCTTCCCCACCAGCGGCTCCGGACCCAGCCCGCCTCCCGGGgcttcccagccccgcccacgcCAGGCCAAGGCTGGACGGAGCCAGCTCCCCTGCTGCCGGGGCCGCTCAGGCCAAGGCCGACCTGCGCAACATGAGCTTGGGGTTCTTCTGCACGTAGTGGGCAGCTAGGTCTCCGAGCAGCGTCCTCATGATGCCGGTCAGGTACTCGAGCTTGCCGTGCAGTGCCAGGGACAGCAGCGAAGCCACGAGGCAGCGGTCCCGCTGGGAGAAGCTGGGCTGCTCCTCCAGGGTGCGGATGAGCTAGGCGGGAGGACGGGGTACTGGCACTCACCCCGGGAAGCCCTGCGCCCCACGCATCCTCCCACGCCTGAGCCCACGCCTGCCGCCTGGCCCGCCTCCTCGCCCAGGCCCGCTGCCTGCCCGTGCGGCCCTCACCGTAAGGAGGAAGGGCTTGCTGTTGAGCAGCTTGGAGAGCTGCATGAGGCCCTGGCGCACTGGCGCGCGGCGGCCCTCTTCCCCGGGCCCCTCGAGGGCAGGCTGCAGTGGGCAGCTGCCGTGCCCGGGGAAGAAGACGCGCTCAGTGTACATGCGGTAGTCCAGGAAGGGGATCCCGCTGGCCTCCAGGTCGCTGCTGAGGTCAGTCATCTCCGTCATCAGGTCTGTAGGCCAGGAGCCACCGAGGTGTGAGCTCAAGCCCGGGTCTGCCCTCTACCCTCTCCCCACCGCCCTCTCCCGACCTGTGAACTCCTTTCGGCACTGGTCGCCCACGCCGATCTCCAGGTTCTCCAGCTGCACCAGAACCTTCTGGTAGTCCCGCAGGGCCTGCTTGCTCTTGTGCCTGCGGTCCAGGGGCCAGGTGTCAGCCACGGGACCAGGCCTGCCTGGGCCGAGGCCACCGAGCCAAGATGGCCGCTTGCGCAGAGGCCTGCCGTGGGACACGCTTTCCAAAGGTGAAGAGGGGAGTTGGTGTGGGTGTGCGCGCGGCAGGGCGGCCCCCTCACCTGTACATGAGGGTCAGGAGGAGCACGGCGGCGATCAGCACGGCCACGCCCAGACCCAGGCCTGCCTGGGCCTCCTCGGGGAAGGCAGAGAGCGCGGGCTCAGCCTCGTACTGGACGGGGCCCAGTGGCAGCCGCACGTTGCCCATCTGCACCTGTGGTGGGGACGCAGGGCTCTTGAGCGCCGGCCTGCAGCGCTCCGCCCGCCCAGCCCGGCACCTGGGGCCCGGCCTCACCACGAACTGCGGCAGGGGTCTGGAGCCGTTGGTGGGCTGTGGGGCCCGCGGGGGCGGCTCGCAGTACAGGTGGGTGAGCGTGAGCGTCTTCACCAGGCACTCGCTGTCGCCGATGTGCACGCGCACCTCCTCCTTGCTGATGCCCAGGTTGAGACCCTCGCCCTGGAAGCCAGAGCCGGGGCCTGAGTCGAGTCACCCAGCCAGTGCCCGCAGCCCCTGCGCAGCGGCGGCTGGCAGACGGCCTCACCTCCACGTCCAGGATGTGGCCTGGCTTGAGGCGGTAGGGGCGGGCGCGGCTAAGGGGGGCCAGGCGGGGGTTGGGCTGGTACAGGAAGTCCTGGCCCCCACTGGCGCGGGCAAAGTCCACGTGCACGTTGTCCAGGGCGAAGAAGACGCGCCGGGGGCTGGCCCCATCCGGCACTGCAGGGCTCCGGCACAGGAGGAGGCTGGACGAGTTGACGGAGCAGACGGTGGAGCACTGCGAGATGGTGGGCCAGGATGAGGCAGGGTGAGCTGGGGCTCCCCGCTCGCTCCCAGGGACGTGGGGGCCGCCCCACCCCCTCACGGGGCACGGCGTCCCCTGCTGGCGCGTCCTCACCTGCAGCAAGCCCCCCTCAAGCTGGGTGCAAGCCTGGGGGGCTGCGGCGGGGGCCCGACAGCTCCTCCTGGGGTTCAGGTCCCGGGGCTGCACCGCCACAGCCGTCTCCTCCGCGGCCTCCAGCCACACGGACAGCAGGGGCCGCTCTACCACGTCCAGGCCCGTGCCCCTGACTCGGATCAGCCGCCCGCCCCTGCGCCAGGATAGCACTCAGCAGGACCGGGGCAGCAGGCAGCCCAGTTCAGTCCAGGTTCCCCGCCCTCCCGGCAGGGTGCACAGGTTGCCCCAGGCGGATCAGGTCCTCACCCCCGGAAGCTGACGCTGGGCTCTGCCGCCACGAGCTGGGGGTCGGTGGTGTAGTGGAAGGGGCTGGCGAGCAGCGTGCGCTGGGCACGGCCGAAGACCACTCGAACCACAGCTTCTCCTGGGTTGGCCTGGGGCGTGGTGTGGCACACGATGGCCTCAGGACACACTGGCTCCCTTCTGCAGGGTGGGGAGGTGTCTGGCATCTTGGGCTCTAGCCTCAGCCCGGCCTCCCCACCAGAGGCCTGCTTTGCCTCCCTCACCAAGGGCAGAGACCCCTGGGGTGGGCACGGAAGCCGTGAACCTGGGACTTTCACGGGGGCCTTAGGGAGCCCTGAGCTCATCGCCCCCATTGTACGCAAGGGGACACTGGGGCCCGTAGGGAGTACCCCCAGCTGACAGCGACCAGCTGGGGCCAGGAGGAGAGACTCACATACGACAGGGTTGGCTGCCCACAAAGGCACTGATGTTGCCTCCCGTTTGCAGGTGCTGCCCGTGGATGGTGAGCTGGGTGCCCCCTGCCTGGGGGCCCCACTGGGGACTCAGGCTCAGCAGGACGGGGTCCTGGGGGACAGGGCAAGCTGGGGCACGTGGAGGCCCACTTCTCAGCTCTGCCTCCTGGGCCACGGCTAACCCTTCTCTCCCTCCGGAAGCCCTGTGCCCAGCTTCTGCAGCCCCGCAGCTCTCCTGCCAGCCGCCCTGCCCCACCAGGGGGTGCTCTTCTCTCCTCACTGCGTCTCCCCGTCCTCTGCCGCGGCTTGCACCTCccaggcccccctccccccagctctaaGCCCTAAGATCCAGTCACCTCCTTGGGGTGCTGCACCTGCCCCTGCACCCACTGCTCCACCCCGGGCTCTCTGGCCCCAGCAAGTCTCGAGGGCTCAGGCTGGCGCCTGGAGGCATCCCTGCTCTCCCCCATCCCCTTGCCCGCAGGCAGCCAGGTGGGCAGCAAGTCCTGACAGCTCTGCGTCCTGGAGTGGTCCTCCTGGGCATCCGGCGGCCTCTGCACTCACTGCTTCCGCTGCTTGCCTCCCTCCTGGACAGCGGCCAGTGGGCAGCGTCCTCACCATCCCGCCGCTGCCCCCAGCCTACCATCCACTCAGTGGCCAGAACAATCACTCGGATCACGTGGCTTCCCTCCTGGACATAAGGCGACACTTCCCACTAACCTTAGGTCAAGTTGGAAATCCTCACGTAGGTGTCACTGCCCTCCTGCCCCTTCTTTCTACTACCCCCTCTGTGGGGACCACCCAGGGTAGGCACTGACCTGGTAGGTGAAGTGCTGGGTTGAGATGCCCGGTGGCCGACTCTTAACGGCCACTTGGATTGGGCCCACAGTGCCGTTGGGGGCAGGAGATGTCACACACACAATCCTGGAGAGCGAAGGCCCGATAGCTGCTCAGGACCCCCGTGGGCCGGACCCTCGCCCGTCGGGAGCCACAGGCCGCCTGCCAGCCGCTGCCCAGAGCCCACCCCCTCCACTCCTCTCGCTGCCAGCCCCGGCCTCATCTTCCTTTGGCGTATCTGACCCGGGCCCACGTTTCTTGGCTGCGAGCCTCCCTTCTCTCTGGGCGGCCCGTCTCTGAGGGCCTCCTTGGGAGGGCGTCCCTCCGCCCCTGGCTGCCAGGATGCCTCACCGGGCAGAGATGCGGTAGAGAGAGGGGTCAGGGCTGCAGGGCCGGCCAGCCACGCTCACAGCGTCCTGCACGTCAGCAAAGTCCCGGCCCAGGTTGGAGCCCAAGATGGTGAGGGCCAAGCCGCCCTCAGGGGGGCCGGTCAGGGGCTCAATCTGCAACAGGGAAGGGTGGTGATGGGATGCCCCCAACCCGCTCCTCTTTTGCGGTGGGGGGGTGCCTGGCCAGCCAACCCGACCGAGGTGGGACACAGCTGCTAGGGCttgggggcctggggcagggctgcTCTGACCCTGGTAAAGCTAAGAcagtggggggcagggtggggccaGGCAGAccgagatgggggatgggggaggaggtgagaggCTGGGCCAtgggagagggctgggggctcACCGTGTGGATGCTGGGTGTGGGACACAGCGGCTCCACAGCCCCAGGCGGGCACAGCGGCCCATAGCGACAGGTGGGCTGGTCGTGGCTGCACCACAGGCAGCCCAGGCTCCCGTTGGCTGCCTGGCAGTGGCTGCAGTCGGGGTGGCCCACGGCACAGTCGTACAGGGTCACTAGGAAAGGTCAGGTGGTGCGCTGAGGTGCCTCCCCCGGCTGCACACCCTGCCCTGCCTGCTGTGCCGCCCCCAGGCTCACCATGAAGAGTGCGGGCATTGTCCAGCCTCTGGCCCTCGCCCCGGGTGACGTAGATGGGCACTGGGAGCTCCCGCTGGGCCATGGAGGGCTGGAACTGTGGGTGGAGGGCGGGGTCAGGGCCGACCCAGCTCGGAACACCCTCTGAGCCCCGCCCGCCTCCTGCAGGATGCTCCTTCCAGAATGGGTGCCATTGTTCAGGGCCCCCGCATCTCCCAGCAGGGGCTGTGGGCACCACGTTCCTGTGCACGCCCAGGCCTGCCCACAGCAGGCCTCATGAGTGACGACAGGCTGAACGGGGCGAGCCCCTGAGGGCCCAGGACAAGCAAGGGCTGCAGAAGGCGTCCAGTGGCAGGTGAGGCTATGGGGCAGCTGCCCACCTGCTGGGCCTGGCAGTGGATGAGGCCGGCGTCCCCGGCCACTTCCTCCAGGGAGGCCGGCAGCCTCTGCAGTTCTCCAGGCAGCTCCAGCCAGCAGTGGTAGGAGGCAGGCAGGCCCTGGGGGTGGGCTCTGTCAGCATCCTGGACACTGTCAGCTGCGaccactgcccctcccccgctGTCCCTGTCCCCCACCCACCGGAGTGCTCACCCGGAAATGCTGAAGGTTCCGCACGCGCAGGGCCAGACGGCTCTCCCAGCCCACAGGCACCAGGAGGGGGCCTGCCAGGCCCTCGACGCGGGGACAAGCCCCTGGGCCCCGCACCTGGATGTCCGCCTGGGGGAAGGAGACCCCTTAGTGCTTCAGGAGTCGAGGAGCCTAGGCGGGCCCGGGGTAGGGTGGGTCCACGACGGAGGTGAAGAGAAGCCGGCAGGCTGGGCCCACGCACCTGCTGGGCACTGTAGATGGTCCTCTCGCCCTCTGGGCAGCGTTCCCCATACACACAGCGGCTGCTCTGGGGGCACCAGTGGCACCGCCAGAGACTGCCCACGCAAGCACCGCACCTGGGGGGACGGGGGGCTGCTCAGGTGGGGCGCCATCGGGAGTCACCACCCCTACCCAGCAGCCGGGCCCGGCACTCACGGAGCAGCCGCCTCCAAGGCCTGCACGGCACTGCAGTCGTAGAAGGAGAAGTTGGTGGTAGCCACGACCACGTCCTCGAACATCAGGGCCAGGGGCAAGGTGATGTGCTCTGGGAGGGCATGGTGGTGGCAGGGGCGGTCATGTGGCTCCTGCCCCTCCGGCTCCTGCCCTCGCCCCTTGCCCCGGGGCCCCCTCACCTGTGCCTGGAGGGTTATGTGGCAGCTGGTCTTGGGGAGGGGTGACACAGGCTACGTGGGTCCCTTCCACGTGAGCCAAGCTGTCATAGGCCCCAAAGGCACAATGGAAGTACTCGTCCACGGTGAGGGTGGGCAGCCGGGGCACAGACAAGGTGACCTGGGACGCATGCGAGGAAAGCACAGCAGGCGGGGGCTTCTTGGGGGGCCCAGCCCGCCGAGGGAGAGGGATCCAGGGCAGGGAGGGTTGGGAGCAGAGGCAGCGGGAGAGAAGGAAGACGGGGCAGCCCCCGCCCCAGCAGGCAGCGGCAGGCGTCTGACCTGGCCCTGCTCCTGGCGGGGATGGTGGGCCGGCagcaggctctggatgtgcaggcagCGGCCGTCCTCATAGCTCCATAGCCACTGGTTGGGTTGGGCTGCCCGCCCGCATTGGCCCTTGCGGGTACACCTGTGGGGCAGGGACCTGTTGGGTCCCTGTGTGGGACTCGGGCTCCCTGGGTGACTGGCGGCAAGGGGCTTGGGAAGACGGCCCAGCTGGAGCGCAGCCAGCAGTGGGGGTGAGAGGGACTCTGCTCAGAGAGGAAGGGGCCAAGCATACATGGCTTCACGGCCGATGTGCGGGCTTTGGCCTTGCCTGTGAGCAAGGGGGGGGCGCTGCTGCTGTGGACATGAGCATGTGAACCTAACTTAGGGTTGCCGTGAGGGAATCCTGAGGCTGCCGTGTGGAGCGTGGGCTGGAGAGGAGCTGGAGTGGGCCAGGGGACACCTGAGAGAGGTGACAGAGGCCTGGCCcagagggggctggggggagaagtGGACAGGTTGGGCAGTGGGGGGAAGGGTATGCCCACCAGATTCTCGGTTGGCACGCAGGGCAGGATGGGGGAACTCAGCGACGGCCCTGCGTCCCACCTCGGGGACGTGACCCGGCCTCCTGGCCCACCTAGAAGTGCTCCgggagcagcccccactcacctgcCCTGCAGGACGCACCAGCCGCACAGGGGGTCCCGGGCCTGGAGGCAGCTGCTGCAGTCGGGGAACTGGGGGCAGGCTGCCACGGGTAAGCGGTCCACCTGGACAGGCGGCGGGGTACGGAGGTGGTGGCTGCAAGGCCTTGGGCCTCGTGTGCTCACCTGCCCCCCCCCCGGGACAGCCCTCACCTGCTGGGAAGTCAGCACGTAGAGGTGGCTGCCGCTGCTGTCCACCAGCAGGTCGGGGCTGATGGCTGAGCCCGGGGGCCCCACTTGTTGTGAGTGGTACACCTGGCCTCGGGTGCCATTGAGGAAGACCTGGggggatgacaagggcagggcTGGACCAGCCCGCCGAGCCAAGGCCCGCTCTCAAGATGGCCACAGGCTAACCGCTCAGAGCAGGTGCTGTCCCGGCTGGGGTTCCCGGGGAGCATCCCGGCCCACGGAGCTGTCTCCCCTTCCTGCCGGCCCAGGGTGGCCGGGCCATGCCATGGAGGGTGGGGCAGGCCCACGGGCATCCAGCCTGCCCATCTTGCCTCCCCGCTCCAGCCTCACCCAGCTAGGGGGGCCGAGCCACCCTGGGTGGGGCCCTTGGGTGCCAGGGGAGGAAGGGCAGCTGTGGGGAGACAAGCAGGTCATGAAAAGGCAAGAGTCTCCTGTCACCGGCTGGAGAAGCAGCGGCCGCCCGGGAGGCGTCCTAAGTGGGGGCCGCCCGGGAGGCGTCCTAAGCCACACATCTGAGAACCAGCCATCAGTGTGTGGCCTGGCTTTCCGACCTGCCAGCAGGACACAGGCCGAGAGGTGTGGAAGGAAACCGTGGCTCACGGGGCTTCTGTGAGCCGCCACAGGGCAGGAGCGCATGCAGTCAGGCCACTGAGGCCGGGCCCGGCCTGGCAGCATTGAGGCTGGGACCGGGGGTCTGGCCGAGGCCCGCCCCGCTTTCATCAGGCCCTTACCTTATGCAGCTGGCCCTGGACGTCCCCCAGGAACGCTATTGTGTGTCCGTCTGCCTGGAGGGCTGCGACTGCGCTGATGGAGTTTCTGAGCTGCAGCAGAGGCCCCGCCTCCAGGGGCTGGAGGCCTGCAATGGGGCTCGGG
Above is a window of Mesoplodon densirostris isolate mMesDen1 chromosome X, mMesDen1 primary haplotype, whole genome shotgun sequence DNA encoding:
- the PLXNB3 gene encoding plexin-B3 — encoded protein: MPPTAILCPSPLPRETPLLLPFAAGPAMAPRPPLGTCLLLVLPLLCPLLTPTRAHRFPAPNTTLNRLALAPGRGALYVGAVNRLFQLSPALRLESVAVTGPVLDSPDCVPFREPAECPQARLTDNANQLLLVSGRARELVACGQVRQGVCEKRRLEDVAQLLYRAEDPGDGQFVAANAAGVATVGLVVPAPGRDLLLVARGLAGKLSGGVPPLTVRQLAGPQPFSSEGLGRLVVGDLSDYNNSYVAALADARSAYFVFRRRGARAQAEYRSYVARVCLGDANLYSYVEVPLTCRGHGLIQAASLAPGALLGAFAAGPRRAQAALCAFPLADLDATMERARRLCYTTGGRGPGGTEEATVEYGVTSRCVTLPPDSPESYPCGDEHTPSPIAGLQPLEAGPLLQLRNSISAVAALQADGHTIAFLGDVQGQLHKVFLNGTRGQVYHSQQVGPPGSAISPDLLVDSSGSHLYVLTSQQVDRLPVAACPQFPDCSSCLQARDPLCGWCVLQGRCTRKGQCGRAAQPNQWLWSYEDGRCLHIQSLLPAHHPRQEQGQVTLSVPRLPTLTVDEYFHCAFGAYDSLAHVEGTHVACVTPPQDQLPHNPPGTEHITLPLALMFEDVVVATTNFSFYDCSAVQALEAAAPCGACVGSLWRCHWCPQSSRCVYGERCPEGERTIYSAQQADIQVRGPGACPRVEGLAGPLLVPVGWESRLALRVRNLQHFRGLPASYHCWLELPGELQRLPASLEEVAGDAGLIHCQAQQFQPSMAQRELPVPIYVTRGEGQRLDNARTLHVTLYDCAVGHPDCSHCQAANGSLGCLWCSHDQPTCRYGPLCPPGAVEPLCPTPSIHTIEPLTGPPEGGLALTILGSNLGRDFADVQDAVSVAGRPCSPDPSLYRISARIVCVTSPAPNGTVGPIQVAVKSRPPGISTQHFTYQDPVLLSLSPQWGPQAGGTQLTIHGQHLQTGGNISAFVGSQPCRIREPVCPEAIVCHTTPQANPGEAVVRVVFGRAQRTLLASPFHYTTDPQLVAAEPSVSFRGGGRLIRVRGTGLDVVERPLLSVWLEAAEETAVAVQPRDLNPRRSCRAPAAAPQACTQLEGGLLQCSTVCSVNSSSLLLCRSPAVPDGASPRRVFFALDNVHVDFARASGGQDFLYQPNPRLAPLSRARPYRLKPGHILDVEGEGLNLGISKEEVRVHIGDSECLVKTLTLTHLYCEPPPRAPQPTNGSRPLPQFVVQMGNVRLPLGPVQYEAEPALSAFPEEAQAGLGLGVAVLIAAVLLLTLMYRHKSKQALRDYQKVLVQLENLEIGVGDQCRKEFTDLMTEMTDLSSDLEASGIPFLDYRMYTERVFFPGHGSCPLQPALEGPGEEGRRAPVRQGLMQLSKLLNSKPFLLTLIRTLEEQPSFSQRDRCLVASLLSLALHGKLEYLTGIMRTLLGDLAAHYVQKNPKLMLRRTETMAEKLLTNWVSICLYAFLREVAGEPLYVLLRAIQYQVDKGPVDAVTGKAKRTLNDSRLLREDVEFRPLTLMVLAGPGAAGAAGGSAAQRVPARVLDTDTITQVKEKVLDQVYKGTPFSQRPSVHALDLEWRSGLAGHLTLSDEDLTSVTQNCWKRLNTLQHYKVPDGATVRLIPRLHSGGAVSQSPAPSCPSGESESRGPATPTCPRVRDVPTLEDGEEGGVHLWHLVKVTDEPEAAKARRSSLRERERERARAKAIPEIYLTRLLSMKGTLQKFVDDTFQAILSVNRPVPIAVKYLFDFLDELAEKHGIEDLETLHIWKTNSLLLRFWVNTLKNPQLIFDVRVSDNVDAVLAVIAQTFMDSCTVSEHKVGRDSPVNKLLYAREIPRYKQMVERYYSDIRQSSPASYQEMNSALAELSGNYTSAPHCLEALQELYTHIHRYYDQIINALEEDPVGQKMQLACRLQQVAALVENKVTDL